One window of Vespula pensylvanica isolate Volc-1 chromosome 15, ASM1446617v1, whole genome shotgun sequence genomic DNA carries:
- the LOC122634558 gene encoding mitochondrial potassium channel ATP-binding subunit isoform X2, producing the protein MSLLRIIRYKQHAIFPLIARDSFLSSPFKGKNNVVFQFKRTFNGTFKRSSKQEHKKQKILSNIYKVGWGTLGIGGAYTFKISTKQATCEAIRQNNETKDSVGPHFQWKDFLEYLYPHVWHLLISLSSALIVAMLNIWIPQSVGNIINVLTKIVQDKRNDSTRNTLEMLLRPTFLLARMYVAQAFFTFVYIHTLSHIGERVAMKLRQNVFKSIIMQDVAFFDKNRTGEIVSRLTSDIQDFKSTFKICISQGLRSSTQIVGCVISVIMLSPQLTAAMLLSMPPVIFIGTLLGKSLRKLSTDAQNQIAKATAVCEEAIQNIRTVRAFAAENRETEVFSKEVEYASELYENLGFGIGLFQAGTNLFLNGILLCTLYFGGHLMSIGQLTSGDLMAFLMATQIIQRSLSQLSLLFGTYVRGVTAGARIFEYLNMPPSPMMVGGKTIEGKTLSGDIEFKNVKFSYPTRPDHIILKNFNLNIPSGKTVAIVGSSGNGKSTIAALLERFYDVNEGSISIDKWDIRSLNSSYLRGTVLAYINQEPVLFATSIMENIRYGKQDATDEEIVTAAKEANAHEFITKFPNGYETQVGERGAQLSGGQKQRIAIARALLMRPSILILDEATSALDYESERLVQKALENVTRDRTVLVIAHRLSTVKSADIIVVLQHGVIVEVPMHNYLRNKEHIIN; encoded by the exons ATGTCTTTATTgcgaattattcgatataaacaACACGCTATTTTTCCGTTGATTGCAAg aGACTCGTTTCTAAGTAGTCCAttcaaaggaaagaataatgtCGTCTTTCAATTCAAGAGAACTTTTAATGGAACGTTTAAAAGATCTAGCAAGCAGGAACACAAAAAGCAAAAGATCttgtcaaatatttataaagtcgGTTGGGGAACATTAGGAATAGGTGGAGCTTATACGTTTAAGATAAGTACGAAACAAGCGACATGCGAAGCGATTAGGCAAAACAATGAAACAAAAGATAGCGTCGGACCGCATTTTCAATGGAAAGATTTTTTGGAGTATCTATATCCGCATGTTTGGcatttattgatttctttgTCA AGTGCCCTAATCGTAGCAATGTTAAATATTTGGATACCACAATCTGTTGGTAATATCATAAATGTATTGACAAAAATAGTtcaagataaaagaaatgattctACAAGAAATACACTGGAAATGCTTCTGAGACCAACCTTTTTGTtggcacgtatgtatgttgcACAA gcttttttcacttttgtttatattcaCACACTTTCTCATATAGGGGAAAGAGTAGCAATGAAGTTACGTCAAAATGTATTCAAATCTATCATTATGCAAGATGTTgcattttttgataaaaatcgaacTGGCGAAATAGTAAGCCGATTAACGAGTGATATTCAGGATTTCAAAAGTACATTCAAGATTTGTATATCGCAAGGTCTAAGAAGTTCTACACAAATTGTTGGTTGTGTTATTTCTGTGATAATGTTATCGCCTCAACTGACAGCTGCAATGTTATTATCTATGCCACCAGTTATATTCATTGGTACTCTATTAGGAAAAAGTTTGCGTAAGTTGTCTACAGATGCACAAAATCAAATTGCAAAAGCCACTGCTGTCTGCGAAGAAGCTATCCAAAATATACGAACG GTAAGAGCGTTTGCGGCAGAAAATCGAGAAACGGAAGTATTTTCTAAGGAAGTCGAATATGCATCCGAGCTGTATGAAAATTTGGGATTTGGTATTGGGTTGTTTCAAGCAGGAaccaatttgtttttaaatggTATATTGCTTTGTACGTTGTACTTCGGTGGTCACTTAATGTCGATCGGGCAATTAACGTCCGGCGATCTTATGGCATTTTTAATGGCAACCCAAATAATTCAAAGATCTCTATCTCagttatctttattatttggaACGTACGTAAGAGGAGTTACTGCTGGTGCTCGAATTTTCGAg TATTTAAACATGCCACCATCGCCGATGATGGTAGGAGGGAAAACAATAGAGGGAAAGACTTTGTCCGGCgatatagaatttaaaaacgtAAAATTTAGTTATCCAACTCGACCGGATCACAtcattttgaagaattttaatttgaatattcCCTCCGGTAAAACGGTCGCTATTGTGGGTTCTAGTGGAAATGGAAAATCGACCATCGCCGCACTGTTAGAACG CTTTTATGACGTCAACGAGGGTAgcatttcgatcgataaatggGACATTAGGTCTCTCAATTCTAGCTATCTTAGAGGTACTGTATTAGCATATATAAATCAAGAACCCGTACTTTTCGCAACTAGCATAATGGAAAATATCAGATATGGAAAGCAAGATGCGACCGACGAGGAG ATCGTAACAGCGGCGAAAGAAGCAAATGCTCACGAATTCATTACAAAATTTCCAAATGGATACGAAACTCAGGTTGGCGAGAGAGGCGCACAATTGTCCGGAGGACAAAAACAGCGTATTGCCATTGCCAGAGCACTACTAATGCGACcatcgattttaatattgGACGAAGCAACGAG CGCGTTGGATTATGAAAGCGAAAGACTGGTACAAAAAGCTTTAGAAAACGTAACTCGAGATAGAACAGTGTTAGTTATTGCTCATAGACTAAGTACTGTAAAATCTGCTGATATTATTGTTGTATTGCAACATGGTGTTATCGTAGAG
- the LOC122634558 gene encoding mitochondrial potassium channel ATP-binding subunit isoform X1, translating into MSLLRIIRYKQHAIFPLIARDSFLSSPFKGKNNVVFQFKRTFNGTFKRSSKQEHKKQKILSNIYKVGWGTLGIGGAYTFKISTKQATCEAIRQNNETKDSVGPHFQWKDFLEYLYPHVWHLLISLSSALIVAMLNIWIPQSVGNIINVLTKIVQDKRNDSTRNTLEMLLRPTFLLARMYVAQAFFTFVYIHTLSHIGERVAMKLRQNVFKSIIMQDVAFFDKNRTGEIVSRLTSDIQDFKSTFKICISQGLRSSTQIVGCVISVIMLSPQLTAAMLLSMPPVIFIGTLLGKSLRKLSTDAQNQIAKATAVCEEAIQNIRTVRAFAAENRETEVFSKEVEYASELYENLGFGIGLFQAGTNLFLNGILLCTLYFGGHLMSIGQLTSGDLMAFLMATQIIQRSLSQLSLLFGTYVRGVTAGARIFEYLNMPPSPMMVGGKTIEGKTLSGDIEFKNVKFSYPTRPDHIILKNFNLNIPSGKTVAIVGSSGNGKSTIAALLERFYDVNEGSISIDKWDIRSLNSSYLRGTVLAYINQEPVLFATSIMENIRYGKQDATDEEIVTAAKEANAHEFITKFPNGYETQVGERGAQLSGGQKQRIAIARALLMRPSILILDEATSALDYESERLVQKALENVTRDRTVLVIAHRLSTVKSADIIVVLQHGVIVEIGTHAQLFKKQGTYYKLAREQRIN; encoded by the exons ATGTCTTTATTgcgaattattcgatataaacaACACGCTATTTTTCCGTTGATTGCAAg aGACTCGTTTCTAAGTAGTCCAttcaaaggaaagaataatgtCGTCTTTCAATTCAAGAGAACTTTTAATGGAACGTTTAAAAGATCTAGCAAGCAGGAACACAAAAAGCAAAAGATCttgtcaaatatttataaagtcgGTTGGGGAACATTAGGAATAGGTGGAGCTTATACGTTTAAGATAAGTACGAAACAAGCGACATGCGAAGCGATTAGGCAAAACAATGAAACAAAAGATAGCGTCGGACCGCATTTTCAATGGAAAGATTTTTTGGAGTATCTATATCCGCATGTTTGGcatttattgatttctttgTCA AGTGCCCTAATCGTAGCAATGTTAAATATTTGGATACCACAATCTGTTGGTAATATCATAAATGTATTGACAAAAATAGTtcaagataaaagaaatgattctACAAGAAATACACTGGAAATGCTTCTGAGACCAACCTTTTTGTtggcacgtatgtatgttgcACAA gcttttttcacttttgtttatattcaCACACTTTCTCATATAGGGGAAAGAGTAGCAATGAAGTTACGTCAAAATGTATTCAAATCTATCATTATGCAAGATGTTgcattttttgataaaaatcgaacTGGCGAAATAGTAAGCCGATTAACGAGTGATATTCAGGATTTCAAAAGTACATTCAAGATTTGTATATCGCAAGGTCTAAGAAGTTCTACACAAATTGTTGGTTGTGTTATTTCTGTGATAATGTTATCGCCTCAACTGACAGCTGCAATGTTATTATCTATGCCACCAGTTATATTCATTGGTACTCTATTAGGAAAAAGTTTGCGTAAGTTGTCTACAGATGCACAAAATCAAATTGCAAAAGCCACTGCTGTCTGCGAAGAAGCTATCCAAAATATACGAACG GTAAGAGCGTTTGCGGCAGAAAATCGAGAAACGGAAGTATTTTCTAAGGAAGTCGAATATGCATCCGAGCTGTATGAAAATTTGGGATTTGGTATTGGGTTGTTTCAAGCAGGAaccaatttgtttttaaatggTATATTGCTTTGTACGTTGTACTTCGGTGGTCACTTAATGTCGATCGGGCAATTAACGTCCGGCGATCTTATGGCATTTTTAATGGCAACCCAAATAATTCAAAGATCTCTATCTCagttatctttattatttggaACGTACGTAAGAGGAGTTACTGCTGGTGCTCGAATTTTCGAg TATTTAAACATGCCACCATCGCCGATGATGGTAGGAGGGAAAACAATAGAGGGAAAGACTTTGTCCGGCgatatagaatttaaaaacgtAAAATTTAGTTATCCAACTCGACCGGATCACAtcattttgaagaattttaatttgaatattcCCTCCGGTAAAACGGTCGCTATTGTGGGTTCTAGTGGAAATGGAAAATCGACCATCGCCGCACTGTTAGAACG CTTTTATGACGTCAACGAGGGTAgcatttcgatcgataaatggGACATTAGGTCTCTCAATTCTAGCTATCTTAGAGGTACTGTATTAGCATATATAAATCAAGAACCCGTACTTTTCGCAACTAGCATAATGGAAAATATCAGATATGGAAAGCAAGATGCGACCGACGAGGAG ATCGTAACAGCGGCGAAAGAAGCAAATGCTCACGAATTCATTACAAAATTTCCAAATGGATACGAAACTCAGGTTGGCGAGAGAGGCGCACAATTGTCCGGAGGACAAAAACAGCGTATTGCCATTGCCAGAGCACTACTAATGCGACcatcgattttaatattgGACGAAGCAACGAG CGCGTTGGATTATGAAAGCGAAAGACTGGTACAAAAAGCTTTAGAAAACGTAACTCGAGATAGAACAGTGTTAGTTATTGCTCATAGACTAAGTACTGTAAAATCTGCTGATATTATTGTTGTATTGCAACATGGTGTTATCGTAGAG